Proteins co-encoded in one Quercus robur chromosome 8, dhQueRobu3.1, whole genome shotgun sequence genomic window:
- the LOC126696274 gene encoding uncharacterized protein LOC126696274, with the protein MAVPDIAQSNDVLLIQVDPGMTPMCTFVPRQLNKDQMMSLFPESWITKYEMLHQETKPIQSKDPLFIRKANGEVETKFLMAPSEKKDVTVFPTQIAMLQLVSYVGEEGLQIKAFREDGKPCYEGKSSSGHIWWDVCDCVDCQKEESFEEDYSKRKKKSSQQKLKERYKAGDPEVDLLGEPSGKFDY; encoded by the coding sequence ATGGCGGTTCCAGACATAGCCCAATCCAATGATGTGTTGCTGATTCAAGTTGATCCGGGAATGACACCCATGTGTACCTTTGTCCCAAGGCAACTCAACAAAGACCAGATGATGTCTCTTTTCCCAGAATCATGGATTACGAAATATGAGATGCTTCATCAAGAAACTAAACCAATCCAGTCTAAAGATCCTCTCTTTATCAGAAAAGCAAATGGTGAAGTAGAAACAAAATTCTTGATGGCACCATCAGAGAAGAAGGATGTCACAGTTTTCCCAACTCAAATTGCTATGCTCCAACTAGTATCCTATGTTGGTGAAGAAGGACTTCAAATCAAAGCATTTCGAGAAGATGGAAAGCCTTGTTATGAAGGGAAATCATCCTCCGGTCACATATGGTGGGACGTTTGTGATTGTGTTGATTGCCAGAAAGAAGAAAGCTTTGAAGAAGACTAttccaagagaaagaaaaaatcctCCCAGCAAAAGCTCAAAGAAAGATATAAAGCAGGAGATCCAGAAGTTGACCTTCTAGGAGAGCCCTCTGGAAAGTTTGATTATTAA
- the LOC126696276 gene encoding F-box/LRR-repeat protein 25-like yields MGSIRAAIDRAAYMISSRMKQRKEEGHAKKTDRISVLPDRVIYHILLLLPTIDVFKMISLFKNWRRVWASFPLVLDFHHKFAYGTERHNQLKLIKFVEYVFLILMPRKHIARLSTFRLNLDYFDDDACIHTWLSFVAESNVEELDLAVSYYRLPQTILHARSLRVLKLAMLRLEVKFGSIMLPSLKTLSMNMVMLDDKTIYKLISSCPALEDLDINWCCGLSNLQVSNPNLKSLQVQHRCPLPIQIEAMNLESFAYKGNYDQCKIRFVACQALRSLSLSETVFAEQWLRDQISRLPQLKNLKARSWGIPEKLYH; encoded by the coding sequence ATGGGTTCTATTAGGGCTGCCATAGACAGAGCAGCCTACATGATCAGCTCAAGaatgaaacaaagaaaagaagaaggtcATGCAAAAAAGACTGATCGAATATCAGTATTACCTGATAGAGTTATCTACCACATCCTCTTGTTGCTTCCAACAATAGATGTTTTCAAGATGATCTCCCTTTTTAAGAACTGGAGACGTGTGTGGGCTTCTTTTCCACTGGTACTAGATTTCCATCATAAATTTGCATATGGTACTGAACGCCATAACCAACTAAAGTTGATAAAGTTTGTGGAATACGTCTTTCTAATTCTAATGCCTCGCAAACACATTGCACGACTAAGCACGTTCAGACTCAATTTGGATTACTTCGATGATGATGCTTGTATACATACATGGCTAAGTTTTGTTGCTGAGAGCAACGTTGAAGAGTTGGATCTCGCGGTCAGTTACTATAGATTACCTCAGACAATTCTTCATGCAAGATCATTAAGGGTTTTGAAGTTGGCTATGTTAAGGTTAGAGGTTAAATTTGGTTCTATAATGCTTCCATCCTTAAAAACTCTATCTATGAACATGGTCATGCTAGATGACAAGACAATCTACAAACTTATATCAAGTTGTCCTGCCCTTGAGGATTTGGATATCAATTGGTGTTGCGGTTTGTCAAATCTTCAAGTTTCAAATCCAAATCTCAAGTCCTTGCAAGTTCAGCATCGTTGTCCTCTGCCGATTCAAATTGAAGCTATGAATCTTGAGTCTTTTGCATATAAGGGAAATTATGATCAATGCAAGATTCGATTTGTTGCTTGTCAAGCACTTAGAAGTCTATCATTGTCGGAAACAGTGTTTGCAGAACAATGGTTGCGAGACCAAATTTCTAGGCTTCCCCAGCTTAAGAATTTAAAGGCACGGTCTTGGGGTATACCAGAAAAGTTGTACCACTAG